Proteins encoded by one window of Emticicia oligotrophica DSM 17448:
- a CDS encoding sugar phosphate isomerase/epimerase family protein codes for MENISRRNLIKSTLATGAGLALGLENASAKSPKIAKHNFSFCLNTSTIMKQNIGLMAELDVAAKAGYSGIEIWIRTLEAFVAGGGNLKDVRQKAKDLGITIEDAIGFASWIVDDPNQRAKALDQTKREMGMLAEIGCKRIAAPPFGATNKAGINLQNAAARYKQMLDLGDEMGVLPQLEMWGFSANLHLFGEALFVAAESGHPKAVILSDVYHLYKGGSEINALKMLNGQCMQMFHVNDYPANVSREKINDSYRVFPGDGVAPLTPIFKMLNEKNVPIVLSLEVFNEDYWKMPALDAAKMGFEKMKASVEKAVGA; via the coding sequence ATGGAAAATATATCACGTAGAAATCTCATTAAATCAACCTTAGCAACAGGGGCAGGATTAGCTTTAGGCCTAGAAAATGCCTCGGCTAAGTCTCCAAAAATAGCTAAACATAATTTTAGTTTTTGCTTGAATACCAGTACAATCATGAAGCAAAATATCGGTTTGATGGCTGAACTCGATGTGGCGGCAAAAGCTGGCTATTCAGGTATAGAAATTTGGATAAGAACCCTTGAGGCATTTGTAGCGGGAGGAGGAAATTTAAAAGATGTTCGTCAAAAGGCAAAAGATTTAGGAATAACCATTGAAGACGCCATAGGCTTTGCCAGTTGGATTGTTGATGACCCAAATCAACGTGCGAAAGCACTCGACCAAACCAAACGAGAAATGGGGATGTTGGCTGAAATCGGTTGTAAACGAATTGCAGCTCCGCCATTTGGAGCTACCAACAAAGCGGGAATTAATCTACAAAATGCAGCCGCCCGCTACAAACAAATGCTTGATTTAGGCGATGAAATGGGCGTTCTACCTCAACTTGAAATGTGGGGTTTTTCGGCCAATTTACACCTTTTTGGCGAAGCCCTCTTTGTAGCTGCTGAAAGTGGACATCCAAAAGCAGTTATCCTTTCCGATGTTTATCATCTTTACAAAGGTGGTTCAGAAATAAATGCATTAAAAATGCTCAATGGCCAATGTATGCAGATGTTTCACGTAAACGATTATCCTGCTAATGTTTCAAGAGAAAAAATAAACGATAGTTACCGAGTTTTCCCGGGTGATGGTGTGGCTCCACTGACACCAATTTTCAAGATGCTGAATGAGAAAAATGTACCAATTGTACTTTCTTTAGAAGTATTTAATGAAGATTATTGGAAAATGCCAGCCCTTGATGCTGCAAAAATGGGTTTTGAGAAAATGAAAGCTTCAGTTGAAAAAGCTGTTGGAGCATAA